The following coding sequences are from one Aethina tumida isolate Nest 87 chromosome 2, icAetTumi1.1, whole genome shotgun sequence window:
- the LOC109599284 gene encoding structural maintenance of chromosomes protein 1A, translating into MPPRLKLIEVENFKSYKGRRRIGPLKPFIAVIGPNGSGKSNFMDAISFVMGEKTQSLRVKRLSDLIHGAAISKPISRSASVTAVFVMDDGTEKSFQRSVHGSSSEYRIDGHIVANNEYLSELEKLRINVKAKNFLVFQGAVESVAMKNPKEMTALFEEISGSGALKEEYEKLKHQMQKAQEDVNFAYQKKKGINAEKKEARMEKEEADKYARLKDDLNDKLVEHQLYKLYHNEREMNQLEVELKSKQKEVEKIEKKKEKAEETLKNIKKEQGKFNRELAKIEQDIREVEVDISKKRPQFIKAKERVTHMQKKLDSAIKTLEQARKAHEAHMNDIRKLENELEEVEKAKEEYEAQIAGESQSQGRDIHLEDAQVKEYHRLKEEAAKRSARYMQELDSVNREQKSDQDRLDNVQHMRTDAENKHRQKCHEKEEMEKRIEKLAEHIRSSEQALNEQNKNLNDLQSVVGSSKDRVTEIQKQLDDVQEQLGDARTDKHEDTRRKKKQEIVERFKSYYPGVYDRMINMCQPIHKRYNVAITKVLGKYMEAIVVDTEHTGRQCIKYLKEQRLDPETFLPLDYLQTKPLKDRLRNITEPKGVKLIYDVLQFEPAAIAKAVMFATNNALVCETPEDAMKVAYELGSRFDAVALDGTYYQKSGIISGGSLDLARKAKRWDEKHMAQLKNQKEKLTEELREAMKKSRKESELNTVLSQIRGLETRLRYNKTDMESTKKHIANVESELQKLSDEMTRYGPQIEEIEKTMQTRELQIEEIKLKMNSVEDVVFSKFCQEIGVRNIRQYEDRELRAQEERKQKRLEFEKQINRITSNLEFERSRDTQNNVGRWERTVNDEEEKLETGKKQEQKQRDEIEKDQQQVEMLKAQRLRKKQEVDGMEEDVGKARRDVGAIAKDLQSCQKNLVALEGKIESKKSERHNVLMTCKLDNIAIPMIVGNMEDIMASDPQSQSSSDTNSTTVQYEKESRIKIDYNMLSETYRDLDDKEDIKKYENKLIKSINHLQDILMKFQAPNMKAIEKLELAQGKLQSTNEEFEALRKQNKKAKAAFEKIKQQRYDRFNRCFDHVSNEIDNIYKSLAQNQSAQAFLGAENPEEPYLDGINYNCVAPGKRFQPMSNLSGGEKTVAALALLFAIHSYQPAPFFVLDEVDAALDNTNIGKVAKYITEKTDSLQTIVISLKEEFYSHADALIGICPEPSDCLESQVIICDLNKYENVG; encoded by the exons ATGCCGCCGCGTTTGAAGCTAATAGAAGTGGAGAACTTCAAGTCCTATAAGGGTAGACGTAGAATAGGACCATTGAAACCGTTCATTGCGGTTATCGGCCCCAATGGATCAG GAAAATCCAATTTCATGGACGCCATCAGTTTCGTTATGGGCGAGAAGACGCAAAGTTTACGTGTCAAGAGGTTAAGCGACTTGATACATGGAGCTGCTATCAGCAAACCCATATCCCGAAG TGCGTCTGTTACTGCTGTGTTTGTCATGGATGATGGCACTGAAAAGAGTTTTCAAAGGTCTGTTCATGGGTCATCATCTGAATACAGAATTGATGGACat ATCGTGGCAAACAATGAGTATTTATCTGAATTGGAGAAACTCAGAATAAATGTAAAGGCCAAGAACTTCTTGGTATTCCAAGGTGCTGTGGAATCTGTTGCCATGAAAAATCCCAAAGAAATGACGGCTCTTTTTGAAGAAATCAGCGGATCTGGCGCATTGAAAGAGGAATACGAAAAACTGAAGCATCAAATGCAAAAAGCACAGGAAGATGTAAATTTCGCCTACCAAAAGAAAAAGGGCATTAACGCCGAGAAAAAGGAGGCCCGAATGGAAAAAGAGGAAGCAGACAAATACGCCAGATTGAAGGACGATTTG AACGACAAGTTAGTAGAACATCAACTGTACAAGCTGTACCACAATGAGAGGGAGATGAATCAATTGGAAGTAGAATTGAAGAGCAAACAAAAGGAAGTAGAGAAAATCGAGAAGAAAAAGGAAAAGGCTGAAGAAACGCTGAAGAACATAAAAAAAGAGCAGGGAAAGTTCAACCGCGAACTGGCTAAAATCGAACAGGACATCCGTGAAGTTGAAGTGGACATCTCTAAGAAGCGTCCGCAGTTCATCAAGGCGAAGGAACGCGTCACGCACATGCAAAAGAAACTGGACAGTGCGATTAAAACGTTGGAGCAGGCTCGTAAGGCACACGAAGCACATATGAACGACATTAGAAAGCTGGAGAACGAGCTCGAAGAAGTGGAAAAGGCAAAGGAGGAGTACGAGGCTCAGATTGCTGGAGAATCGCAGAGTCAGGGTAGAGACATCCATTTGGAAGACGCGCAGGTCAAGGAGTATCACCGATTGAAGGAGGAGGCCGCCAAAAGATCTGCCAGATACATGCAGGAGTTGGATTCTGTCAACAGAGAACAGAAGTCCGATCAAGATAGATTGGATAACGTGCAACATATGAGAACTGATGCAGAGAACAAGCACAGACAGAAGTGCCATGAGAAGGAAGAAATGGAAAAACGTATTGAAAAATTGGCCGAACACATCAGATCGAGTGAACAGGCCTTGAATGaacagaataaaaatttaaatgacttgCAGTCTGTAGTTGGTTCTTCCAAGGATCGCGTAACTGAGATCCAAAAGCAACTGGATGACGTACAGGAGCAGCTGGGAGATGCTCGTACCGACAAGCACGAAGATACTCGCAGGAAGAAAAAGCAAGAAATCGTTGAGCGATTCAAATCTTACTACCCTGGAGTT TATGATAGAATGATCAACATGTGTCAGCCCATACACAAACGGTACAACGTTGCCATCACCAAAGTTTTGGGTAAATACATGGAAGCCATAGTTGTTGACACAGAACACACTGGTAGGCAATGCATCAAGTACCTTAAAGAACAGCGTTTGGACCCAGAGACATTTTTACCTCTGGACTATCTCCAG ACAAAACCGTTGAAGGACCGTTTACGTAACATTACCGAACCAAAAGGTGTGAAACTTATTTACGATGTCCTTCAGTTTGAGCCAGCAGCTATCGCTAAAGCAGTAATGTTCGCCACAAACAATGCGCTGGTTTGCGAAACGCCAGAAGACGCCATGAAAGTCGCCTATGAACTCGGAAGCAGGTTCGACGCTGTCGCCTTGGACGGCACCTACTATCAAAAGTCCGGAATCATTTCCGGAGGTAGTTTAGATTTGGCCCGGAAGGCCAAGCGTTGGGACGAGAAGCACATGGCCCAATTGAAGAACCAGAAGGAAAAGCTGACCGAAGAGCTGCGTGAAGCGATGAAGAAGTCCAGAAAGGAGTCCGAGTTGAACACAGTGTTGTCTCAAATACGCGGTCTCGAAACCCGATTGAGGTACAACAAGACCGACATGGAGAGCACCAAGAAACACATTGCGAACGTCGAGAGTGAATTGCAGAAACTGTCGGACGAGATGACTCGTTACGGACCTCAGATAGAGGAAATCGAAAAGACCATGCAGACACGCGAGCTTCAAATCGAGGAAATCAAGCTGAAGATGAACAGCGTCGAGGACGTGGTGTTCTCTAAATTCTGTCAGGAAATCGGTGTTCGCAACATCAGACAGTACGAAGACCGTGAACTGCGTGCGCAAGAGGAACGCAAACAAAAACGCTTGGAATTCGAAAAGCAGATCAACAGGATCACCAGCAATTTGGAATTCGAGCGCAGTCGCGACACCCAAAACAATGTGGGACGTTGGGAGCGCACCGTCAACGATGAAGAAGAAAAACTCGAGACGGGCAAAAAGCAAGAACAAAAACAACGCGACGAAATCGAGAAGGATCAGCAGCAAGTGGAGATGCTGAAGGCTCAGAGATTGAGGAAGAAACAGGAGGTGGACGGTATGGAGGAAGACGTTGGAAAAGCCAGACGCGACGTCGGCGCCATAGCCAAGGATTTGCAGAGTTGCCAAAAGAATTTGGTTGCACTGGAAGGTAAAATTGAAAGCAAGAAGAGTGAACGTCACAACGTACTTATGACGTGCAAG TTGGACAACATCGCTATTCCAATGATAGTGGGAAACATGGAGGATATAATGGCTTCAGATCCACAATCTCAGTCGTCCAGTGATACGAACAGTACCACAGTCCAGTACGAAAAAGAATCCCGCATTAAAATCGACTACAACATGTTGAGCGAGACTTACAGGGATCTGGATGACAAGgaggatattaaaaaatatgaaaataagcTCATCAAATCCATCAACCATCTACAAGACATCCTGATGAAATTCCAGGCGCCAAACATGAAAGCCATAGAAAAATTAGAGCTGGCCCAGGGTAAATTGCAATCAACCAACGAGGAATTTGAAGCTTTGAGAAAGCAAAACAAAAAAGCAAAGGCAGCGTTTGAAAAGATAAAGCAACAGCGCTACGACAGATTTAACAGATGTTTCGATCACGTTTCTAATGAGATCGATAATATTTACAAGTCACTGGCCCAAAATCAATCCGCCCAAGCCTTTTTAGGTGCCGAAAATCCCGAAGAACCGTACTTGGATGGCATCAATTACAATTGTGTGGCCCCTGGAAAACGTTTCCAGCCAATGTCCAACTTATCTGGTGGTGAAAAAACTGTGGCAGCTTTGGCTTTATTGTTTGCCATCCATAGTTATCAACCGGCCCCGTTCTTCGTGTTGGACGAAGTAGACGCGGCCTTGGACAATACAAATATTGGAAAGGTGGCCaaatacataactgaaaaaACCGATTCCCTTCAAACAATAGTAATTTCACTCAAGGAGGAGTTCTACTCCCATGCTGATGCCCTGATTGGAATTTGCCCAGAG CCGTCAGATTGTCTCGAAAGTCAAGTCATCATTTGCGACCtcaacaaatatgaaaatgttggATAG
- the LOC109599279 gene encoding F-box/WD repeat-containing protein 7 isoform X1 has translation MQNCKQSRMEESYPNGEEHNLSQICSIKSELPKQDCSSPSPTETVCLDSICSHNVPSMSQDNTGVESEFYIGELKTDEDGRNTKTDFLGELGLFECDEEAVPNWDDCINRDVSEEIQDDDVSSCEELIEAAAPCGSHQTTPKSSLLRRSTSDTSDRVWQKKRKLDLQHGQPSKKLVAERKAESCPLPTGSASTRGTPSSCGALTPKTRAVIPTKDNPPPEMSDWLTQFQAWSNAERIMAINELIARCEPTQVRHMMAVIEPQFQRDFISLLPKELALNVLSFLDPKDLLRAAQTCRSWRFLADDNLLWKEKCKQAGIEDVPRKRCSPRCPSNMSPWKAAYMRQNLIEANWRSKPIRPPKMLKGHDDHVITCLQFCGNRIVSGSDDNTLKVWSATTGKCLRTLVGHTGGVWSSQMSGSTIISGSTDRTLKVWDADTGVCIYTLYGHTSTVRCMHLHGKTVVSGSRDATLRVWDIETGSFLHVLVGHLAAVRCVQYDGRLVVSGAYDYTVKVWNPETEECLHTLQGHTNRVYSLQFDGVHVVSGSLDTSIRVWEVETGQCKHMLMGHQSLTSGMELRNNILVSGNADSTVKVWDIVTGHCLQTLSGPFKHQSAVTCLQFNSRFVITSSDDGTVKLWDVRTGEFIRNLVALDSGGSGGVVWRIRASDTKLVCAVGSRNGTEETKLLVLDFDVESSAPSGSSPSTASTSPGNGSQSSGPPQQAPANSAFVSR, from the exons ATgcaaa ACTGTAAACAAAGTAGAATGGAAGAGTCATATCCAAATGGAGAAGAACATAATCTAAGTCAAATTTGTAGTATAAAATCAGAACTTCCTAAACAAGACTGTTCCAGCCCCAGCCCCACTGAAACTGTATGCTTAGACTCGATCTGCTCCCACAATGTTCCAA GTATGTCACAAGATAATACAGGAGTGGAGTCCGAGTTTTATATAGGAGAATTGAAGACTGACGAGGATGGTAGAAACACCAAGACCGATTTCTTGGGCGAACTCGGGTTGTTCGAGTGCGACGAAGAAGCCGTACCCAATTGGGACGACTGTATAAACAGAGACGTCTCCGAGGAGATCCAAGATGAT GATGTTAGCAGTTGTGAGGAGCTGATAGAAGCGGCTGCGCCTTGTGGCAGTCACCAAACCACTCCAAAGAGCAGTCTGTTAAGGAGGAGTACTTCAGATACTTCAGATCGAGTTTGG CAAAAGAAGCGCAAACTAGATCTACAACATGGTCAGCCTAGCAAGAAGTTGGTTGCGGAGCGTAAGGCGGAGAGTTGTCCACTGCCCACGGGCTCCGCCTCAACACGTGGTACGCCGTCAAGCTGCGGCGCCCTCACGCCTAAGACGCGCGCCGTTATCCCAACAAAGGACAATCCTCCACCCGAAATGTCCGATTGGCTCACTCAGTTCCAGGCCTGGTCGAACGCCGAAAGAATCATGGCCATCAACGAGTTAATCGCTCGCTGTGAACCGACTCAA GTGAGACACATGATGGCGGTGATCGAGCCCCAGTTCCAGCGGGACTTCATTTCGTTGTTGCCCAAAGAACTGGCTCTGAACGTGCTGTCGTTTCTCGACCCTAAAGATTTGCTACGCGCCGCCCAAACCTGCAGAAGCTGGCGCTTCCTGGCCGACGACAACCTGTTGTGGAAGGAGAAATGTAAGCAGGCGGGTATCGAGGACGTGCCGAGGAAACGTTGCTCGCCACGTTGCCCCTCGAATATGTCGCCGTGGAAGGCTGCTTATATGAGGCAGAATCTGATCGAGGCCAATTGGAGGAGCAAGCCGATCCGACCGCCTAAGATGCTGAAGGGACACGACGATCATGTGATTACGTGCCTTCAGTTCTGCGGCAACAGGATCGTGAGTGGGTCGGACGATAACACGTTAAAAGTATGGTCTGCGACAACGGGGAAG TGTTTGCGTACGTTAGTGGGTCACACAGGTGGTGTTTGGTCATCACAAATGTCCGGCAGCACCATTATCAGTGGCAGCACAGACAGAACGCTTAAAGTTTGGGACGCAGACACCGGCGTCTGCATATACACCTTGTACGGGCACACATCCACTGTTAGGTGTATGCATTTACATGGAAAAAC ggTGGTGAGCGGTTCAAGAGATGCGACTCTTCGTGTATGGGACATCGAGACGGGCAGCTTCTTGCATGTGTTAGTAGGGCATTTGGCGGCCGTACGATGCGTGCAGTACGATGGGCGATTAGTTGTGTCAGGGGCGTACGATTACACGGTCAAGGTGTGGAACCCTGAGACCGAGGAATGTTTGCACACATTGCAAGGTCATACTAACAGGGTGTATTCTCTGCAG TTTGACGGAGTTCATGTAGTAAGTGGATCATTGGACACCAGCATACGTGTTTGGGAAGTGGAAACTGGACAGTGCAAGCACATGCTGATGGGTCACCAAAGCCTCACTTCTGGCATGGAACTCCGCAACAACATTTTGGTGTCGGGCAATGCAGACTCCACGGTGAAGGTGTGGGACATTGTGACCGGGCATTGTCTTCAAACCCTCTCTG GACCTTTCAAGCATCAATCGGCCGTCACCTGTTTGCAGTTCAACAGCCGTTTTGTAATAACATCATCCGACGACGGCACAGTAAAGTTGTGGGATGTGCGCACCGGCGAGTTCATACGCAACCTCGTTGCCCTGGACAGTGGCGGCTCGGGGGGCGTCGTGTGGCGCATACGCGCCAGCGACACGAAGCTGGTGTGCGCGGTAGGCAGCCGCAACGGCACCGAAGAGACAAAACTCCTTGTCTTAGACTTCGACGTCGAGTCCTCGGCACCGTCCGGCTCGTCGCCGTCTACCGCGTCGACTTCACCGGGAAACGGTAGCCAGTCCTCCGGGCCGCCCCAGCAGGCGCCGGCCAATTCGGCGTTCGTGTCCAGGTAA
- the LOC109599279 gene encoding F-box/WD repeat-containing protein 7 isoform X2, whose amino-acid sequence MEESYPNGEEHNLSQICSIKSELPKQDCSSPSPTETVCLDSICSHNVPSMSQDNTGVESEFYIGELKTDEDGRNTKTDFLGELGLFECDEEAVPNWDDCINRDVSEEIQDDDVSSCEELIEAAAPCGSHQTTPKSSLLRRSTSDTSDRVWQKKRKLDLQHGQPSKKLVAERKAESCPLPTGSASTRGTPSSCGALTPKTRAVIPTKDNPPPEMSDWLTQFQAWSNAERIMAINELIARCEPTQVRHMMAVIEPQFQRDFISLLPKELALNVLSFLDPKDLLRAAQTCRSWRFLADDNLLWKEKCKQAGIEDVPRKRCSPRCPSNMSPWKAAYMRQNLIEANWRSKPIRPPKMLKGHDDHVITCLQFCGNRIVSGSDDNTLKVWSATTGKCLRTLVGHTGGVWSSQMSGSTIISGSTDRTLKVWDADTGVCIYTLYGHTSTVRCMHLHGKTVVSGSRDATLRVWDIETGSFLHVLVGHLAAVRCVQYDGRLVVSGAYDYTVKVWNPETEECLHTLQGHTNRVYSLQFDGVHVVSGSLDTSIRVWEVETGQCKHMLMGHQSLTSGMELRNNILVSGNADSTVKVWDIVTGHCLQTLSGPFKHQSAVTCLQFNSRFVITSSDDGTVKLWDVRTGEFIRNLVALDSGGSGGVVWRIRASDTKLVCAVGSRNGTEETKLLVLDFDVESSAPSGSSPSTASTSPGNGSQSSGPPQQAPANSAFVSR is encoded by the exons ATGGAAGAGTCATATCCAAATGGAGAAGAACATAATCTAAGTCAAATTTGTAGTATAAAATCAGAACTTCCTAAACAAGACTGTTCCAGCCCCAGCCCCACTGAAACTGTATGCTTAGACTCGATCTGCTCCCACAATGTTCCAA GTATGTCACAAGATAATACAGGAGTGGAGTCCGAGTTTTATATAGGAGAATTGAAGACTGACGAGGATGGTAGAAACACCAAGACCGATTTCTTGGGCGAACTCGGGTTGTTCGAGTGCGACGAAGAAGCCGTACCCAATTGGGACGACTGTATAAACAGAGACGTCTCCGAGGAGATCCAAGATGAT GATGTTAGCAGTTGTGAGGAGCTGATAGAAGCGGCTGCGCCTTGTGGCAGTCACCAAACCACTCCAAAGAGCAGTCTGTTAAGGAGGAGTACTTCAGATACTTCAGATCGAGTTTGG CAAAAGAAGCGCAAACTAGATCTACAACATGGTCAGCCTAGCAAGAAGTTGGTTGCGGAGCGTAAGGCGGAGAGTTGTCCACTGCCCACGGGCTCCGCCTCAACACGTGGTACGCCGTCAAGCTGCGGCGCCCTCACGCCTAAGACGCGCGCCGTTATCCCAACAAAGGACAATCCTCCACCCGAAATGTCCGATTGGCTCACTCAGTTCCAGGCCTGGTCGAACGCCGAAAGAATCATGGCCATCAACGAGTTAATCGCTCGCTGTGAACCGACTCAA GTGAGACACATGATGGCGGTGATCGAGCCCCAGTTCCAGCGGGACTTCATTTCGTTGTTGCCCAAAGAACTGGCTCTGAACGTGCTGTCGTTTCTCGACCCTAAAGATTTGCTACGCGCCGCCCAAACCTGCAGAAGCTGGCGCTTCCTGGCCGACGACAACCTGTTGTGGAAGGAGAAATGTAAGCAGGCGGGTATCGAGGACGTGCCGAGGAAACGTTGCTCGCCACGTTGCCCCTCGAATATGTCGCCGTGGAAGGCTGCTTATATGAGGCAGAATCTGATCGAGGCCAATTGGAGGAGCAAGCCGATCCGACCGCCTAAGATGCTGAAGGGACACGACGATCATGTGATTACGTGCCTTCAGTTCTGCGGCAACAGGATCGTGAGTGGGTCGGACGATAACACGTTAAAAGTATGGTCTGCGACAACGGGGAAG TGTTTGCGTACGTTAGTGGGTCACACAGGTGGTGTTTGGTCATCACAAATGTCCGGCAGCACCATTATCAGTGGCAGCACAGACAGAACGCTTAAAGTTTGGGACGCAGACACCGGCGTCTGCATATACACCTTGTACGGGCACACATCCACTGTTAGGTGTATGCATTTACATGGAAAAAC ggTGGTGAGCGGTTCAAGAGATGCGACTCTTCGTGTATGGGACATCGAGACGGGCAGCTTCTTGCATGTGTTAGTAGGGCATTTGGCGGCCGTACGATGCGTGCAGTACGATGGGCGATTAGTTGTGTCAGGGGCGTACGATTACACGGTCAAGGTGTGGAACCCTGAGACCGAGGAATGTTTGCACACATTGCAAGGTCATACTAACAGGGTGTATTCTCTGCAG TTTGACGGAGTTCATGTAGTAAGTGGATCATTGGACACCAGCATACGTGTTTGGGAAGTGGAAACTGGACAGTGCAAGCACATGCTGATGGGTCACCAAAGCCTCACTTCTGGCATGGAACTCCGCAACAACATTTTGGTGTCGGGCAATGCAGACTCCACGGTGAAGGTGTGGGACATTGTGACCGGGCATTGTCTTCAAACCCTCTCTG GACCTTTCAAGCATCAATCGGCCGTCACCTGTTTGCAGTTCAACAGCCGTTTTGTAATAACATCATCCGACGACGGCACAGTAAAGTTGTGGGATGTGCGCACCGGCGAGTTCATACGCAACCTCGTTGCCCTGGACAGTGGCGGCTCGGGGGGCGTCGTGTGGCGCATACGCGCCAGCGACACGAAGCTGGTGTGCGCGGTAGGCAGCCGCAACGGCACCGAAGAGACAAAACTCCTTGTCTTAGACTTCGACGTCGAGTCCTCGGCACCGTCCGGCTCGTCGCCGTCTACCGCGTCGACTTCACCGGGAAACGGTAGCCAGTCCTCCGGGCCGCCCCAGCAGGCGCCGGCCAATTCGGCGTTCGTGTCCAGGTAA
- the LOC109599272 gene encoding methylosome protein 50, protein MTLENNSEFANLCVFPPNKPMESIANFSTTPVVYDHLTFLDNNEAGEWILGTSSVTGTFWEGTLMFFKDSEKLQKFQHSAHYIYATTSDGRFINDKTIALAEDTGVLSIFNITEDKLVRDQHYRHSQRISEIAPWKNSNKILTCSGSVLSIWDINTSENNFQYSDYHLAPVNSVDVIQGNENFFASASNDRKAVVWDVRAEQPASVIYSNEFSSLKSIRWNQNDTNYLFVGSQAGDIYIIDQREPKEFVCVHHCFDNNIHKISLSDSNKVAVCGDTNEIIIADLEAASFQNVKSNIEHQGYVRDLKWNKNSLYSCGHDKLVLIHNM, encoded by the exons ATGACTCTGGAAAATAATTCCGAATTTGCGAATCTGTGCGTGTTCCCGCCGAACAAACCCATGGAGTCAATCGCGAATTTCTCTACAACTCCTGTCGTATACGATCATTTGACTTTCCTTGATAATAACGAGGCGG GAGAATGGATACTCGGCACGTCCTCTGTGACCGGCACGTTTTGGGAAGGAACTTTGATGTTTTTCAAAGACAGTGAAAAACTGCAAAAGTTTCAGCACTCAGCACATTATATTTATGCCACAACATCAGATGGTAgatttataaatgataaaact ATTGCACTGGCTGAAGACACAGGAGtattatccatttttaacatcaCTGAGGACAAACTGGTTAGAGACCAACATTACAGACACAGTCAAAGAATTTCAGAAATTGCCCCGTGGAAAAACTCAAATAAGATTTTAACTTGCAGTGGATCAGTTTTGAGTATATGGGATATTAATACATCAGAAAATAACTTTCAATatag tgatTATCATTTGGCTCCAGTAAATTCAGTGGATGTGATTCAAGgcaatgaaaacttttttgcaAGTGCTTCTAATGATAGGAAAGCAGTTGTCTGGGATGTGAGAGCAGAACAACCTGCTTCAG tgatttACTCTAATGAATTCTCTTCATTAAAAAGTATCAGATGGAACCAAAATGATACAAACTATTTGTTTGTGGGTAGTCAAGCAGgagacatttatataatagacCAAAGGGAACCAAAGGAGTTTGTTTGTGTTCACCATTGTTTTGACAACAATATCCATAAAATATCTCTCAGTGATTCAAATAAAGTGGCAGTTTGTGGTGATACAAATGAGATCATTATTGCTGATTTGGAAGCAGCATCTTTCCAGAATGTTAAAAGTAACATAGAACATCAAGGATATGTTAGGgatttaaaatggaataaaaatagCTTGTATTCATGTGGACATGACAAACTTGTCTTAATTcacaatatgtaa